The following is a genomic window from Prunus persica cultivar Lovell chromosome G7, Prunus_persica_NCBIv2, whole genome shotgun sequence.
AAAAGTATGATTTAGATAACATGATTAAAAACAACTCAATTACcattaatttaaaatgattatttttgGTTAATACATGATTAACCCTATAGAATATTGTTGGTCAATGTAGCACTGAAACTATATTAAAATGGTTACTACATCACttaccattttttatttattcaaatttcatcCACATTTTCGTCCAAAAATTACCACATTGACctattaatataattttaagtGCTAAATtgacaacaacaataaaaaccTAACCCTAGAATTAAGTTGGAACAGTAAGATAATTTAGGGAGGAAAATGACAGTCTACTGTaccataaaaattgaaatgaacaaaacaaaaccacacACATTGATAATTTTGATAGGTCTAGCATCGGAGGGTATGTCAACCTCAGATGCCCACATCacaaggctccaaactcctatctaACCTCCCTTTCCCCACGACAATCTATTCTCAACCCCTCATTGTTCCCTCCGCCCGAAACCCTCAAACCCGACCCGACCCAACAACCCAACATATTAATTAAGCTATCTAACTAGCTACTCAAACCCACCCTCGGTCAATCTCTTCCTCTCAAAACTCGAAAAACTAGCAAAAATGGCAGCCTCTCTCACCATCTCCAGGCTCCTCGCAGCCCCCaaatccctctctctctccaccacCGCACCTaaatcttctcttttctcaccTAAATCCTTCTCTTCAAAGCTCTCCTACACCCCTCTCCCTCTCAAACACTACCCCCACCCAAAACCCCTCCTCCGCTTCTCCACCACCGCCAAACCCACCATCTCCGCCACCATCGCCGTCGGCGACAAGCTCCCAGAAGCCACCCTCTCATACCTCGACGCCGCGGGCGACGTTCAGACCGTCACTCTCTCCGAGCTCACCAAGTCCAAGAAAGCCGTCCTCTTCGCCGTCCCCGGCGCCTTCACCCCCACCTGCTCTCTGAAGCACGTCCCCGGGTTCGTGGAGAAGTCCGCCGAGCTCAAGGCCAAGGGGGTCGACACCATTGCCTGCATTGCGGTCAACGACGCCTTTGTGATCAAGGCCTGGAAGGAGAGCCTCAAGATCGGGGATGAGGTGCTGCTGTTGTCTGATGGAAATGGGGATTTCACCAGGGCCATTGGGGCTGAGCTCGATTTGAGCGATAAGCCTG
Proteins encoded in this region:
- the LOC18771552 gene encoding peroxiredoxin-2E-2, chloroplastic codes for the protein MAASLTISRLLAAPKSLSLSTTAPKSSLFSPKSFSSKLSYTPLPLKHYPHPKPLLRFSTTAKPTISATIAVGDKLPEATLSYLDAAGDVQTVTLSELTKSKKAVLFAVPGAFTPTCSLKHVPGFVEKSAELKAKGVDTIACIAVNDAFVIKAWKESLKIGDEVLLLSDGNGDFTRAIGAELDLSDKPVGLGVRSRRYSLLAEDGVVKVLNLEEGGAFTSSGAEDILKVL